The Paenibacillus tianjinensis genome has a window encoding:
- a CDS encoding GerAB/ArcD/ProY family transporter, protein MNGKIDTAQAAMLVITTILPTATVVLPAIIGSYAEQDAPLSILMSTMAGLIVASIIGTAIRVSNGAPFLTWLGERSSPAVATALGLLMLQFYLDASSTILREFVNFIKDNVLLNTPVTVLVILILIITIYMVRQGIESITRVNSIIILLYVVFVPLFVFGLIHEMNVHQLLPMFDHSLASLTLASITPTTWMSEVAVLLFLAPYLKDPQKARIAGWMGLLFVGLLMIFSLVTALLVFGPEFIKLSAYPGFSAAGVVHFGTFFEKLDILFISYWVLSIYLKFSIFLFVTVECFKQTFRVSSSRPFIGALGLVIALECLFTWQNIDKLNLYNREGRFLTFFLFNVLVPLAAIMLHRFRRSRAK, encoded by the coding sequence TTGAACGGAAAAATCGACACCGCCCAGGCAGCTATGCTCGTCATCACCACGATTCTGCCGACAGCCACCGTCGTCCTCCCCGCCATTATCGGCAGCTATGCCGAGCAGGACGCGCCTCTTTCCATTCTGATGTCTACAATGGCCGGGCTTATCGTTGCTTCCATCATCGGAACGGCCATCCGCGTAAGCAACGGCGCTCCCTTTCTCACATGGCTGGGTGAGCGAAGCTCACCGGCCGTAGCCACAGCTCTGGGTCTTCTTATGCTGCAGTTCTATCTGGATGCAAGCTCCACGATCTTGCGGGAATTCGTCAATTTCATTAAAGATAATGTGCTGCTAAATACACCGGTGACCGTCCTGGTCATTCTGATCCTGATCATTACGATCTATATGGTCAGACAGGGCATTGAATCCATTACCAGAGTAAACAGCATTATCATCCTGCTCTATGTAGTCTTCGTGCCGCTGTTCGTGTTCGGATTAATCCATGAGATGAACGTGCACCAGCTGCTGCCGATGTTTGACCACTCCCTGGCTTCATTGACACTGGCCAGCATAACACCAACTACCTGGATGTCCGAAGTGGCCGTACTGCTGTTTTTGGCCCCGTATCTCAAGGATCCGCAAAAGGCCCGGATCGCCGGATGGATGGGTCTTCTATTTGTTGGTCTGCTGATGATCTTTTCGCTGGTTACGGCTTTATTGGTGTTCGGACCTGAGTTTATCAAGCTAAGCGCTTATCCGGGATTCTCGGCTGCCGGAGTGGTTCATTTTGGCACATTTTTTGAGAAGCTGGATATTCTGTTCATCTCTTATTGGGTGCTATCCATCTATCTCAAATTTTCGATCTTCCTGTTTGTAACCGTTGAGTGCTTCAAGCAAACCTTCCGGGTAAGCAGCAGCCGGCCGTTTATCGGGGCCTTGGGGCTCGTCATCGCCTTGGAGTGCCTGTTCACCTGGCAGAACATAGACAAGCTGAATCTCTATAACAGGGAGGGCCGGTTCTTGACCTTCTTCCTGTTCAATGTGCTTGTACCGCTGGCAGCCATCATGCTCCACCGGTTCCGGCGCTCCAGAGCCAAATGA